In Onychostoma macrolepis isolate SWU-2019 chromosome 12, ASM1243209v1, whole genome shotgun sequence, a single window of DNA contains:
- the tecpr1a gene encoding tectonin beta-propeller repeat-containing protein 1 produces the protein MPSSLLWAVDVYGRVYSLSTVGQQWEHCRDAHLEFKRLTAVQLCCWSIACDHNIYLNVHASDVPIRYQEETYENQRWNPVDGFSDRLLPSDRWLWSDVTGLKHQPLGDFQLPSENWEWEADWYMDENFGGEPTEKEGWTYAIDFPANYTKDKKWNSCVRRRRWIRYRRYKAQDTWVKIPSEQTGSLPDPFNDITCGAWEITEEPRGCLALWAVSLQGKVWFRCGINHHNPEGSSWEEVPVPGEVVQISCGPGDLVWAVLWEGHLLVREGIGRDCLKGSSWVMVESPSPGVGAVHVAVGVNVVWAVTKDHKVWFRRGVNSHNPCGSGWIGMVGEMVMINVGLNDQVWAIGFEDRAVYFRQGVTASELSGKAWKVVSVPRDSERSHSSASASSLQSAGCFFGGEVRLQSQASVLSDAEPETERAGGEVVPTPEIGDVPKPRIPKVTSDSFISELVSDREGQISRRDVPPAGPSIPEEDHPEKEVEDRASPAQVLSPSQSGGVDPQWSNVDLEEAQTHLTSGPGGDAAETSSLSSVATYNLALEEPYGPDEHPKWAWVSGGGCLVECHTQLNWFNSSASTALNSSVQAMSLSITPAQTAAWRKQIFEQLSERSKREMENFMHYEQAIEQSVWVKKGTMQWWRDWKPHKWVDVQFALEQFSGAEGNKDGILFIYYTFNDEKKYLHVFINEVTILVPVLNDSKHTFAIYTAERIKQRWPIRLAAATELEMHDWLALLSVSCCDSRGIQGPPSKQAIWSVTCKGDIFVSEPTKELEASLYPTPSDQMFWRQVGGHLRIIETNSLGVVWGIGYDHTAWVHTGGYGGGFFQGLASSTDNIYTQTDVKSVYIYENQRWNPVTGYTNRGLPTDRYMWSDASGLKECTKNNTKPPSPNWTWASDWTIDYAVPGGTDREGWQYAADFPASYHGNKTLKDFVRRRRWARKCKLTTTGPWQEVPPIPLSDITILPCGPKSTVEQVPLWAISNKGDVLCRLGVTSLTPGGSSWLHVGTDQPFKSISIGGVHQVWAIAKDGSAFYRGSVSDQNPAGDCWYHIPSPTGQKLKQVSVGRTSVYTVDENGNLWYRHGVTPSYPQGSSWEHISNNVRKVSVGPLDQVWIIADKVQGSHSLSCGTACRRLGVLPMEPKGHSWDYGIGGGWDHITVRGNALEAPRILMPSLTDNHTATRPLLTSNQPEMNGNPVGC, from the exons ATGCCGAGCTCCCTCCTGTGGGCTGTTGATGTGTATGGGAGGGTTTATAGCCTTTCGACAGTGGGACAGCAGTGGGAGCATTGTCGCGATGCCCACTTGGAGTTCAAGCGTCTTACGGCTGTACAGCTGTGCTGCTGGAGCATTGCCTGTGACCACAACATCTATCTGAACGTCCATGCCAGTGACGTGCCCATCCGCTACCAAGAGGAGACATATGAAAACCAG AGATGGAACCCTGTCGATGGCTTCTCGGACCGGCTTTTGCCCAGTGACCGCTGGCTGTGGAGTGATGTCACAGGCCTGAAGCACCAGCCTCTGGGTGACTTCCAGCTGCCCTCTGAGAACTGGGAGTGGGAGGCGGACTGGTACATGGATGAAAACTTTGGAGGAGAGCCCACAGAGAAAGAG GGATGGACATATGCTATTGATTTTCCAGCCAATTACACGAAAGACAAAAAATGGAACTCTTGCGTGCGTCGTCGCAGATGGATACGATACAGAAGGTACAAGGCACAGGACACTTGGGTCAAG ATCCCCTCAGAGCAGACTGGGTCTCTTCCTGACCCGTTTAATGACATCACTTGTGGTGCTTGGGAGATCACTGAGGAGCCCAGAGGGTGTTTGGCACTGTGGGCTGTCTCTCTGCAGGGAAAG GTGTGGTTTCGGTGTGGCATCAACCATCATAATCCTGAGGGCTCCAGTTGGGAGGAGGTGCCCGTTCCAGGGGAGGTTGTGCAGATCAGCTGCGGCCCGGGTGACCTGGTGTGGGCTGTCCTGTGGGAGGGTCATCTGCTGGTCAGAGAGGGCATTGGCAGAGACTGCCTGAAGG GGTCATCATGGGTCATGGTGGAGTCGCCAAGCCCTGGTGTGGGTGCCGTACACGTAGCTGTTGGTGTGAATGTAGTGTGGGCTGTCACTAAAGATCATAAA gTCTGGTTTAGACGGGGTGTGAATTCTCATAATCCTTGTGGCTCAGGTTGGATAGGTATGGTTGGAGAGATGGTCATGATCAACGTGGGTCTCAATGATCAG GTGTGGGCTATTGGTTTTGAAGACCGGGCGGTATATTTCCGCCAGGGTGTGACTGCTAGCGAGCTGAGTGGGAAGGCCTGGAAAGTTGTGTCTGTACCCAGAGATAGTGAACGTTCCCACTCTAGCGCCAGCGCAAGCAGCCTCCAGAG TGCTGGTTGTTTCTTTGGTGGTGAGGTGCGTCTGCAGTCCCAGGCATCAGTGTTGAGTGATGCAGAACCTGAGACTGAGAGAGCTGGGGGTGAAGTTGTCCCAACACCTGAGATAGGAGACGTCCCTAAACCACGCATCCCCAAAGTGACCAGTGACAGCTTCATCTCAGAGCTCGTGTCTGACCGTGAAGGCCAAATCAGTCGCCGTGACGTCCCCCCAGCTGGCCCTTCTATTCCTGAGGAGGATCACCCAGAAAAAGAGGTGGAGGACAGGGCTTCCCCAGCCCAGGTTCTGTCTCCTAGCCAATCAGGTGGGGTGGATCCTCAATGGAGCAATGTGGACCTAGAGGAAGCCCAGACGCACCTCACATCTGGACCTGGAGGAGACGCGGCTGAAACCAGCAGCCTGTCCTCTGTAGCCACCTATAACTTAGCCCTAGAGGAGCCTTACGGGCCAGATGAACATCCAAAATGGGCCTGGGTTAGCGGTGGGGGATGTTTGGTTGAGTGTCACACACAGCTCAACTGGTTCAACTCATCTGCATCCACAG CCCTGAACTCCTCCGTGCAGGCCATGTCTCTCTCCATTACACCTGCTCAAACGGCAGCATGGCGTAAACAGATATTTGAGCAGCTCAGCGAGCGCTCCAAGAGAGAAATGGAGAATTTCATGCATTATGAGCAGGCCATTGAACAG TCTGTGTGGGTGAAGAAGGGCACCATGCAGTGGTGGCGAGACTGGAAACCTCATAAGTGGGTGGATGTTCAGTTTGCACTGGAGCAGTTTTCAGGAGCGGAGGGTAACAAGGATGGGATTCTGTTTATCTACTACACatttaatgatgaaaaaaag TATCTCCACGTGTTCATTAACGAAGTGACAATCCTGGTGCCAGTTCTGAATGACTCCAAACACACATTTGCCATCTATACAGCAGAGCGAATCAAACAGAGGTGGCCCATCCGCCTGGCTGCGGCCACAGAGCTGGAGATGCACGACTGG CTGGCTCTGCTCAGTGTATCCTGCTGTGACTCTAGAGGTATTCAGGGCCCTCCCTCCAAACAAGCCATCTGGTCGGTCACCTGTAAAGGTGACATCTTTGTGAGCGAACCCACAAAAGAACTAGAGGCATCTCTCTACCCTACACCAAGTGATCAGAT GTTCTGGCGCCAAGTCGGAGGGCATTTGCGTATTATTGAGACCAACAGTCTTGGTGTGGTGTGGGGGATTGGCTATGACCACACTGCCTGGGTCCACACAGGAGGCTATGGAGGAGGCTTCTTCCAGG gtttgGCAAGCAGCACAGATAAcatctacacacagactgacgTGAAGAGTGTTTATATCTATGAGAACCAGCGCTGGAATCCTGTCACTGGTTACACTAACAG GGGTCTCCCTACTGACCGTTACATGTGGAGCGATGCCTCAGGTCTGAAGGAGTGcactaaaaacaacacaaaaccacCCTCCCCCAACTGGACTTGG GCGTCAGACTGGACTATTGACTATGCTGTGCCAGGTGGCACAGACAGAGAGGGCTGGCAGTATGCAGCTGACTTTCCTGC GTCATACCACGGAAATAAAACATTGAAGGACTTTGTCCGCCGCAGACGTTGGGCCAG AAAGTGTAAACTCACAACAACTGGCCCCTGGCAGGAAGTCCCGCCTATACCTTTGAGTGACATCACAATCCTGCCTTGTGGACCAAAGAGCACAGTGGAACAGGTGCCATTATGGGCCATCAGCAACAAAGGAGACGTCTTGTGCCGTCTGGGTGTCACTTCACTTACCCCTGGA GGGTCATCATGGTTACATGTTGGAACTGACCAGCCTTTCAAGTCGATTTCCATAGGTGGCGTCCACCAGGTTTGGGCCATCGCTAAAGATGGCTCCGCATTCTACAGGGGCTCTGTGTCTGACCAGAACCCGGCAG GAGATTGCTGGTACCACATCCCCTCTCCAACCGGACAGAAGCTCAAACAGGTGTCAGTGGGCAGGACATCTGTATACACAGTGGATGAAAATG GTAATCTGTGGTACAGACATGGTGTGACCCCCAGTTACCCTCAGGGCTCATCATGGGAGCACATCTCCAATAATGTGCGCAAGGTGTCTGTGGGACCTCTGGACCAG GTATGGATCATTGCGGATAAGGTGCAGGGCAGCCACAGTTTGAGCTGTGGCACTGCGTGTCGCCGACTGGGGGTGCTGCCGATGGAACCCAAAGGACACTCGTGGGACTATGGCATTGGG GGCGGATGGGATCATATAACAGTCAGAGGAAATGCCTTGGAGGCACCTCGCATCCTGATGCCATCCCTGACTGACAACCATACGGCAACACGTCCACTGCTAACCAGTAACCAGCCAGAGATGAACGGAAACCCAGTGGGCTGTTAG